A region of the Pseudarthrobacter oxydans genome:
CGCGGGGCTTGATGACAACGGGCTGCACCTTGGGCGGCGCAGCAGCCACCGCGTCCCGGGCCGCCTGGACGATTTCGGCCATGGCAAAGCCCAGCTGGCGGAGGCCCTCGTGGCTAGTTGCCGAGATTTCAAAGACCCGGTAGCCGCGGGATTCCAGTTCGGGGCGGACGAACTCGGCCATGTCCTTGCCGTCCGGCAGGTCCACCTTGTTCAGTGCCACCAGGCGGGGGCGGTGGTTCAGCGGAACCACTTCACCGTCCTGGCCCGCGTAGCTCATGTCCACGGCGTACTTTTCGAGTTCGGCCTCGATGACGGCCAGGTCCGAGAGGGGGTCGCGGTCGGCCTCCAGCGTGCCGCAGTCCAGGACATGGACCAGCGCCGCGCACCGCTCCACATGGCGGAGGAAGTGGTGGCCGAGGCCCTTGCCCTCGCTGGCGCCTTCAATCAGCCCCGGTACGTCTGCAATGGTGAAGCGGACATCCCCGGCCTGAACTACGCCCAGGTTGGGAATCAGGGTGGTGAAGGGGTAGTCGGCGATCTTGGGCCGCGCCGCGGACATGGCGGCGATAAGGCTGGACTTGCCGGCGGACGGGAAACCCACCAGGGCAATATCCGCAATTGACTTCAGTTCCAGCACAATGTCGCTGGACTCGCCTTCGATGCCGAGGAGGGCAAAGCCGGGAGCGCGGCGCTTTTGCGAAGAGAGCGCGGCGTTGCCCAGGCCGCCGATGCCGCCCGCCGCAGCCACGTACTCGGTGCCTTCGCCCACGAGGTCGGCGAGGACGGTGCCGTCCTTGGACTTGACCACCGTGCCGTCCGGAACGGGCAGGATGAGCGTCTCGCCGTTCTTTCCGCCGCGCCAGTCCCCCATGCCCGGGCCGCCGTTGGTGGCGTGGCGGTGGGGCGCGTGGTGGTAGTCAAGGAGCGTGGTGGTCTGGTGGTCCACGCGAAGGATCACGTCGCCGCCGTTGCCGCCGTTGCCGCCGTCGGGACCACCCAGCGGCTTGAACTTCTCACGGTGGACGGAGACGCACCCGTGGCCGCCGGTACCGCCGGATACGTGCAGTACTACCCGGTCTACAAAGCTGGCCACGTGGATCTCCTCAGTGCTGTTTCCTGGACACCCAAGGGCGCCAAGACGATTGTAATGCGGTTAAAAGAACAGTGGAGCGGACCACATGGCCCGCTCCACCGCTTCAGAACTGGTTGTTACTCTGCAGCTGCAGCAGCAACGATGTTGACGACGCGACGACCGCGGCGGGTGCCGAATTCAACGGCGCCCGGGGTCAGGGCGAACAGGGTGTCGTCGCCGCCGCGGCCAACGCCGGCGCCCGGGTGGAAGTGGGTGCCGCGCTGGCGGACGATGATCTCGCCTGCGGAAACTACCTGGCCGCCGAAGCGCTTGACGCCGAGGTACTGTGCGTTGGAGTCACGACCGTTGCGAGTGGAGCTCGCGCCCTTTTTATGTGCCATCTGAAATGCCTGCCTCTAAATTCTGGGGAATCTGCTGAAAAACCTGAACAGTAACGGGAGGTTACTTGATACCAGTGATCTTGACCTTGGTCAGTTCCTGGCGGTGACCCTGGCGCTTCTTGTAACCGGTCTTGTTCTTGAACTTCTGGATCACAATCTTAGGACCACGGAGGTCCTGGAGGATCTCAGCCGTAACAGTTACCTTGGCCAGGTCAGCAGCGGCGGAGGTGACCTTGTCACCATCAACCAGGAGCAGTGCGGGCAGCTGAATGGTGCTGCCAGCTCCACCGGCGACGCGGTTCAGGGTAACGAAGTCTCCAACGGAAACCTTCTCTTGGCGGCCGCCTGCGCGGACAATCGCGTACACCACTTGGGAACTCACTTCTCTCGACGTTTATTACAAATTTGCGTGCGGAACCCGGTTCCATAATTGGTTGGGCTCTCGCTGTGCCTCAACGCCGTGGGGTCATAACCCAAGTGTTGGCGTAAGCACCGAAGATCTAGAATACGCTAGTTTTGGCTTCGGCCGCAAATGAGGCTGGTTCCGGCGGGTTGTCTGTGATAGGTACCACAACACATTTCCTTGGCCGGGGGGTGCCCCACCATAGTACCGGCGCGGCGGCCGTCCGGACGTCAGGAATGAAGGCGCGGCGCGTCGAAAAATTCAACTTCCAGGCGGCAGGACTGCCTGAATGCCGTGGCCATGGCATCCTTCTCATGCGCCGGAGCGGTGCGCCCCGCACTGTCCACAATGGCAACCGCCCTGCGGGTGGCCGCGGCGAAGTCCTCATCCGCGTATGTGCGCAGCCACTCCGCGTAGGGATGGCCCGCCGGCTCCCCGGCAGCCACGAACTGTGCGTGGAGCGTTTTGCCCACCTCCGCGTACAGCCAGAAGCAGGGCAGGACGGCTGCCGCCAGCACGGCATAACTGCCCGACGCCGATGCCGCCACCAGGTGGTCCACGTAGGACTTGGTTACGGGTCCCAGCTGCGGCTCAACGGTCCGGGTACTGAGCCAGGAGCGGTGCAGTTCAGACTCGACCTCCAGGCATTGCGCGGCGGAACGTGCCCAGAAGAGTTGCTCTGCCTCGGTGGGGGCCAGGGCACTTGTCCGCGCGAGCACCCGTGAATAACCGTTGAGGTAGATGGCGTCCTGGGCCAGGTAGTAGCCAAACTGTTTCTCGGCCAGGTCGCCGGAGGCCAGGTCCCGGATAAACGCCAGGGAATAGATGGCTTCCAGGTGCTCCTCCGCTTCAGCCCACAGCCGCGCCGCGAAGCTGCCTTCAGCAGGCTCCGGCTGAAGGTGGTGGAAGTGGTGGACTGGTCCGTTGCCCGTACCCACCTCCAGCGACTCCGAGGCCTCCAGCGCGCCGGACAGCCAGGGCTTGACCTCCCGGAGGGCTGCCTCCCAGTCCCCCAGCCGCACCTGGACTGTGGCCATGGCTGATGACAGTGAACAACCGGTGCCGTGGCTGTTCAGCGTTGCCACCCGCCTGCCCGGGACCACCACCACGTCCTGGCCAAGCGTGCCTGCAGTGTTGACAAGGGCGTCGGGGCATTCGTCCCCGGCCAGGTGTCCGCCCTTCACAAGCACCGTCGCCCCGGTGGCGGAAGAGAGCTCGCGGCCCTGTTCCAGGGCGCCTTCCCAGCTCTCCTGCACGTTCCCGCCCACCAGCATGGCAAGTTCAGCCAGGTTGGGCGTGATGAGGTGCGCCAGCGGCAGCAGCTCGCGAAGTGCGGCTTCGGCGGATTCCTGCAGGAGCCGGTCACCGCTGGTGGCCACCATGACAGGGTCCAAAACCACGACGCCGGGACGGACTTTTTCGAGCCACGCCCGGACAGCTTCGATCACCGCGACATCACCCAGCATCCCGATTTTCACGGCGTCGATGCTGATGTCCTCACTGAGCGCGTCAAGTTGCCGGGTGAGGAAGTCAGCAGGCGGAACGTGGACCCCGCGTACGCCGCGGGTGTTCTGTGCGGTGAGGGCAGTGATGGCGGCCATTCCGTAGCCGCCGTGGGCCGCGATGCTTTTCAGGTCCGCCTGGACGCCGGCTCCGCCGGACGGATCCGAGCCCGCGATCGAGAGGACCCGGGGCACGTCCGGCCGCTGGCCGGACTGTGCTGCAGGGGCAGGGGCGCCCTGAGGGGTGGCAGAGGGCAATTCGAGAGTTGAAGACAAGAGACATCCCTTCGCCGGTGCTAGCCGGACAGGTTCAACGGGTGTGGATCTCAGCCGGCTCTGTGCGCGGCACCCCGTGTCGGTTCACCAGCCTAGCTTTTTTGCGGTACGCAGGGCGAAGGTGACGCAGTGCGACTGGTGCGGCCTTAAATGCCGGATGCCCGGCCGTCCACACGTGGTGGGCGGCCGGGCATCCAGCGTGTCGCGTGCCGTGGCCTAGAGTTCCGAAGCGGGAACCCCGACACCCAGGATGATGGGCTCCGCGGCAGGCTTGGCGTTGCCTGGCGCAGGGGCACCTGCCTGGTCAGCTTCCGGCGCCTTTGCAGAGTGTGAATGCCCTGCCGCCGCGGCGGGGACATTCTCGTGCTGCTCGACGGAGGTCTCGTTGGCCGCACCCTGGGCACGGCTGGCGCTGCGGTTGCGGCGCGCCCGGCGCGGGCGGGACTGTTCCAGGGTGTGGTCGGAATAGTCCTTTTCGCGCAGCGCATGGGCAGCCTGCAGCGGCTCAGGCCGGACCTGCGGAGACTCCGCCTGCGGTGCCTGGACGTGCTGCGGTGCCCGGACCTGCTCCGGTTCCCGCTGCTCCTTTTCCGGTGCCCGCCGTTCGGGCTGCCCGGCTGTGGCTTCCGCGGCAGGGGCAGGCTCACCGAGGTGGGCGAAGGCTTCGGCGAGCCGGTCCAGCGTCAGGGCCGGCTTCGGCTGCTGCTCCTCCGCGTGCTCCACGAACGGCAGGGCAACTTTCTCCCCGCCAAAGGTGAGGACGGCGGCAGGCCGGGAGGCGTCGCCGTCGTGCTTCTCAGGTTCCGCCGGCTGGACCTGCGGAGCCTGCCGGGCCGCGGCTACCTCATCGTCGTGCAGGTGGGCGGCGTGTGCTGCCGCAGCAATATTGGCAAGGGCAAGCCTGGTGGCTTCGGCCTTTGCGTGCCGCTCGGCGTCCGTGGGGTCGGGGTGGACCGTGTGCACGTGGAGGGCGGCTGCAGGAGCAGCGTCCACCTGCTGGCCGCCGCGGCCGCGGCGGCGCTTCCGGTCTGGACGGACGCCGGGCTGGCTGCTGTCCCCGCGCTGGGCCTCAGCGCGGTGGCTTTCATTCCGGACGTCCGGGCGGGCGTCCGAGCGCTGAACGTGGTGTTCGGCCGCCACGATATTGGCCCGGCGGTGCTCCACGGGGTCATCGTGGGTCACCACGCCGCGGCCGGCGCAGGCCTCGCACTGCTCGCCAAACACTTCAAGCAGCCCGGTGCCCATCCGCTTGCGGGTCATCTGCACCAGGCCAAGGGACGTGACTTCGGCAACCTGGTGCTTGGTGCGGTCGCGTCCCAGGCACTCCACCATCCGACGGAGGACGAGGTCGCGGTTCGATTCCAGGACCATGTCGATGAAGTCGATGACGATAATGCCGCCGATATCGCGCAGGCGGAGCTGGCGTACCACTTCCTCCGCAGCTTCCAGGTTGTTCTTGGTGACCGTCTCTTCAAGGTTGCCGCCGCTGCCGGTGAATTTGCCGGTGTTGACATCCACAACAGTCATGGCCTCGGTGCGGTCGATCACCAGCGAGCCGCCGGAGGGCAGGAAGACCTTCCGTTCCAGTGCCTTGTGGATCTGTTCGTCGATCCGCCATGCGCTGAAGATGTCCTGGTCCTTGGTCCACTTCTCGAGGCGCCCCACCAGATCGGGAGCGACGTAGGTGACGTAGGCCTCGATGGTGTCCCAGGCTTCCTCGCCGGAGACGATCAGCTTGGAGAAGTCCTCGTTGAAGACGTCGCGGACCACCTTGATGGTCAGGTCCGGTTCGCCGTACAGCAGTTCCGGAGCAAGGATCTTGGTGGACTTCGACTGGCTTTCGATGCCTTCCCACTGGGCCCGCAGCCGGTTGATGTCGTGGGTCAGCTCTTCCTCGGAGGCGCCTTCCGCAGCGGTCCGGACAATAACGCCGGCCTGCTCGGGGAGGCGGTCCTTGAGGATCCGCTTGAGGCGGTTGCGTTCGACGTCGGGCAGCTTGCGGGAGATGCCGGTCATGGAACCGCCGGGAACGAAGACCAGGTAGCGGCCCGGCAGTGAGATCTGACTGGTCAGGCGCGCGCCCTTATGGCCCACGGGGTCCTTGGTGACCTGGACCAGGACGGTGTCGCCGGACTTGAGCGCGTTTTCAATGCGGCGCTGCTTGCCCTCGAGGTTAACGGCCTCCCAGTTGACTTCGCCAGCGTACAGGACGGCGTTGCGCCCGCGTCCGATGTCCACGAAGGCTGCTTCCATGGACGGCAGCACGTTCTGGACCTTGCCCAGGTAGACGTTGCCGATCAGGGAATCCTGCTGGGTCTTGGAGACAAAGTGCTCGGCCAGGACGCCGTCTTCCAGGACGGCAATCTGGATTCTGTCATCGCGCTGGCGCACGATCATTTGGCGGTCCACGGACTCCCGGCGGGCCAGGAACTCGGCTTCGGTGATGACGGTGCGGCGGCGGCCCGTGTCGCGCGATTCGCGGCGGCGCTGCTTCTTGGCCTCCAGGCGGGTGGAGCCCTTGACGCTGGTGACCCGGTTGCTGACCGCGGGTTCTCCCACGGGGCGCGGTGCGCGGACGCGGGTCACCGTGTTGGGGGGATCGTCGTCTCCCCCGCCCGTCAGTTCAAGGTCCTGGTCGCCACGGCGGCGGCGGCGCCGACGGCGGGACGTCACGCCTTCGTCGGCCTGCCCGGCGGCTTCCTCGTCGGCGTCATCGGCAGCATCGGTCTCGGCATCTGAGCCCTCGGCGTCTTCGCCGTCACGCTCGCCAGTCCTGCTGCGGCCGCGGCGGCCGCGGCCACGGCGCCTCCTGCGGTTACCGGCATCGTCCGAGTCGTCCTCGGTGTCCTCTTCTTCAGCTTCTTCCGTGGCGGCCGGCGCGGGCCGGACAACAGCGCTGAGATCCGGGGCCTGGAACAGGACGGAAGTGGCGGAACCTGGCTCCAAAAAGAGGGAGCCGAAAGGGCTTGCCGGGGCGGTGGAAGCGGCAGGGGCGGCTACGGGTTCCGCGGCAGCATCGCCCTGGGCGGCTGCCTCGGCGGCGGGCGGGCCCTGCACGGGAGTGCCGTTGTCCTGCCCGGCTGCGGAAGGCAGGACCGCAGGTTCCGGTGCGGCCGCTTCGGCTTCAGCTGCGGCGACTGCCGGGTCAGCGACGGCTGGAGCTTCCGCGGCAGGTGCGGCTTCGGCGGGCGCAGCTCCCGCCGCCGCACTCTCTGCCTGCGCAGCCGCAGCCTCCGCCACCGGGGCGGAGGTCTTGCGGGTGGCAACCCGCCGGCGTCGGACGGGTTTTGCGTCCTCCGCGGCGGCTTCAGAAGGCGCGCCGGCCGACGCAGCCTGCGCGCCGGCGTCGTCGCCGGCAGCGGCAGGGGCGGCTGCCTCCTCGGCGAAGGCCGGAAGCGGCTCAGCCGGGTCAACCTTCTTCCTGGAGCGGCTCCGGCGGACGGGTGCCTTCGCCTCAGCGGCGTCGGTAACCGGCACTGTGTTTACTGCGTTCGCGCCGGATTCGGCGGCGCTGGCCCCTGCCTGCACGGAATCTGCGCCCGCGGTGCCTGCCGCAACGTCTGTTTCGGCGATCAGGGCGTCACTGGCCTTGGGAGCGGCTTTCCGCCTGGTCCTCGTGGCCTTCTTCGGCTCGGCCTCGGCACCCGTGGCGGCGGCTTCATCATTAACGGCTGAAACTTGTTCATTATCCATATGTGGCAACACTCCTGCCCCTGACGTACCGCCACATCCGGCACCCATTGGGGCACATATTGTCAAAACCCGCAGGCGTTGACAGAAGTCAAGTGGATACCCCCAGGTTCGCACCGGCAGTGGGGTGCGGCAGCCCGTGGGGGCCGGCAGGATGTTCAAAAACCCGTTGTTCCACGTGTCACAACCAGGTGCCGCCCAATGGAGTTGCGGGAGGCCGGATTGACAAATCCAATGCCTGCGCTGCTCATCATTGGCGGTCTTGCGAACAAGCCACCGGACCGGAATCCGAATGTGGATCGGGTTCCAGCCACGTTCATTCTCTCATACCCGGACTATTCCACGGCGGAAGAGGCGCTGCATATTCCCTCCCTGAAGGGTCTTTCC
Encoded here:
- the obgE gene encoding GTPase ObgE, producing MASFVDRVVLHVSGGTGGHGCVSVHREKFKPLGGPDGGNGGNGGDVILRVDHQTTTLLDYHHAPHRHATNGGPGMGDWRGGKNGETLILPVPDGTVVKSKDGTVLADLVGEGTEYVAAAGGIGGLGNAALSSQKRRAPGFALLGIEGESSDIVLELKSIADIALVGFPSAGKSSLIAAMSAARPKIADYPFTTLIPNLGVVQAGDVRFTIADVPGLIEGASEGKGLGHHFLRHVERCAALVHVLDCGTLEADRDPLSDLAVIEAELEKYAVDMSYAGQDGEVVPLNHRPRLVALNKVDLPDGKDMAEFVRPELESRGYRVFEISATSHEGLRQLGFAMAEIVQAARDAVAAAPPKVQPVVIKPRAVNEAGFRIRREEKGLEPLFRVLGEKPVRWVKQTDFTNEEAIGYLADRLAKLGVETELFKQGAKPGDTVVIGEDDGVVFDWEPTMMAGAELLASPRGTDVRFADIGDRPTRGQKRDEQQERKDARAAARAELEAERKAGIWTESVSSRRVAKPLKESGLDAGDEF
- the rpmA gene encoding 50S ribosomal protein L27, whose amino-acid sequence is MAHKKGASSTRNGRDSNAQYLGVKRFGGQVVSAGEIIVRQRGTHFHPGAGVGRGGDDTLFALTPGAVEFGTRRGRRVVNIVAAAAAE
- the rplU gene encoding 50S ribosomal protein L21, which translates into the protein MVYAIVRAGGRQEKVSVGDFVTLNRVAGGAGSTIQLPALLLVDGDKVTSAAADLAKVTVTAEILQDLRGPKIVIQKFKNKTGYKKRQGHRQELTKVKITGIK
- the thiD gene encoding bifunctional hydroxymethylpyrimidine kinase/phosphomethylpyrimidine kinase, with the translated sequence MSSTLELPSATPQGAPAPAAQSGQRPDVPRVLSIAGSDPSGGAGVQADLKSIAAHGGYGMAAITALTAQNTRGVRGVHVPPADFLTRQLDALSEDISIDAVKIGMLGDVAVIEAVRAWLEKVRPGVVVLDPVMVATSGDRLLQESAEAALRELLPLAHLITPNLAELAMLVGGNVQESWEGALEQGRELSSATGATVLVKGGHLAGDECPDALVNTAGTLGQDVVVVPGRRVATLNSHGTGCSLSSAMATVQVRLGDWEAALREVKPWLSGALEASESLEVGTGNGPVHHFHHLQPEPAEGSFAARLWAEAEEHLEAIYSLAFIRDLASGDLAEKQFGYYLAQDAIYLNGYSRVLARTSALAPTEAEQLFWARSAAQCLEVESELHRSWLSTRTVEPQLGPVTKSYVDHLVAASASGSYAVLAAAVLPCFWLYAEVGKTLHAQFVAAGEPAGHPYAEWLRTYADEDFAAATRRAVAIVDSAGRTAPAHEKDAMATAFRQSCRLEVEFFDAPRLHS
- a CDS encoding Rne/Rng family ribonuclease, with protein sequence MDNEQVSAVNDEAAATGAEAEPKKATRTRRKAAPKASDALIAETDVAAGTAGADSVQAGASAAESGANAVNTVPVTDAAEAKAPVRRSRSRKKVDPAEPLPAFAEEAAAPAAAGDDAGAQAASAGAPSEAAAEDAKPVRRRRVATRKTSAPVAEAAAAQAESAAAGAAPAEAAPAAEAPAVADPAVAAAEAEAAAPEPAVLPSAAGQDNGTPVQGPPAAEAAAQGDAAAEPVAAPAASTAPASPFGSLFLEPGSATSVLFQAPDLSAVVRPAPAATEEAEEEDTEDDSDDAGNRRRRRGRGRRGRSRTGERDGEDAEGSDAETDAADDADEEAAGQADEGVTSRRRRRRRRGDQDLELTGGGDDDPPNTVTRVRAPRPVGEPAVSNRVTSVKGSTRLEAKKQRRRESRDTGRRRTVITEAEFLARRESVDRQMIVRQRDDRIQIAVLEDGVLAEHFVSKTQQDSLIGNVYLGKVQNVLPSMEAAFVDIGRGRNAVLYAGEVNWEAVNLEGKQRRIENALKSGDTVLVQVTKDPVGHKGARLTSQISLPGRYLVFVPGGSMTGISRKLPDVERNRLKRILKDRLPEQAGVIVRTAAEGASEEELTHDINRLRAQWEGIESQSKSTKILAPELLYGEPDLTIKVVRDVFNEDFSKLIVSGEEAWDTIEAYVTYVAPDLVGRLEKWTKDQDIFSAWRIDEQIHKALERKVFLPSGGSLVIDRTEAMTVVDVNTGKFTGSGGNLEETVTKNNLEAAEEVVRQLRLRDIGGIIVIDFIDMVLESNRDLVLRRMVECLGRDRTKHQVAEVTSLGLVQMTRKRMGTGLLEVFGEQCEACAGRGVVTHDDPVEHRRANIVAAEHHVQRSDARPDVRNESHRAEAQRGDSSQPGVRPDRKRRRGRGGQQVDAAPAAALHVHTVHPDPTDAERHAKAEATRLALANIAAAAHAAHLHDDEVAAARQAPQVQPAEPEKHDGDASRPAAVLTFGGEKVALPFVEHAEEQQPKPALTLDRLAEAFAHLGEPAPAAEATAGQPERRAPEKEQREPEQVRAPQHVQAPQAESPQVRPEPLQAAHALREKDYSDHTLEQSRPRRARRNRSASRAQGAANETSVEQHENVPAAAAGHSHSAKAPEADQAGAPAPGNAKPAAEPIILGVGVPASEL